Proteins from a genomic interval of Dasania marina DSM 21967:
- the hflK gene encoding FtsH protease activity modulator HflK: protein MAWNEPGGGDNKNPWGSGGNNNQGPPDLDEALRKFQEKLSGIFGGKSGGNGGQSQQIGGGLIVAAVVVLAIVWGLFGIYQVDEKDRAVVLRFGKYLNTNTPGLQWNPPLIDKVLTVRVTEERQYSSRGMMLTEDENIVELPLTVQYNISDPKAFLLNVKTPELSLQQASDSALRHVVGGTTLDDVVSSGRAEVGTRVKVRLQRYLDMYGTGINVVKINIQEAKPPSEVKEAYDDVIKAREDQERFINESQAYANGIIPEARGAAQRTLEEATAYRAKVIVEAQGEAARFEKLLTEYKKAPRVTRERLYISAVEEVMSNTSKVMVDVAGGNNMMYLPLDKLVQQRSNVKADDGHNPQDIDSIAEQVIKKLQRQQDASRRQQRGSR from the coding sequence ATGGCCTGGAATGAACCGGGTGGTGGCGATAATAAAAATCCATGGGGCAGTGGTGGTAACAACAACCAAGGTCCCCCGGATTTAGATGAAGCCCTACGCAAATTTCAAGAAAAGCTCAGTGGCATCTTTGGCGGCAAATCTGGCGGTAATGGTGGCCAGTCGCAACAAATCGGTGGTGGCCTTATAGTCGCGGCGGTGGTGGTGTTAGCTATCGTGTGGGGGCTTTTTGGCATTTACCAGGTTGATGAAAAAGACCGCGCCGTAGTGTTGCGCTTTGGTAAATATCTTAATACCAACACCCCTGGCTTACAGTGGAATCCGCCTCTAATTGATAAAGTGCTTACCGTAAGAGTCACCGAAGAGCGTCAATATTCTTCGCGCGGTATGATGCTTACCGAGGACGAAAATATTGTTGAGTTGCCGCTAACCGTGCAATACAACATCTCCGACCCCAAAGCCTTTTTGCTTAATGTCAAAACCCCGGAGCTAAGCTTGCAACAGGCCAGTGACAGTGCGCTGCGTCATGTCGTGGGCGGCACTACTTTGGATGATGTTGTATCCAGTGGCCGTGCTGAAGTGGGTACCCGCGTTAAAGTGCGCCTGCAGCGTTACTTAGATATGTATGGCACCGGCATTAACGTGGTGAAAATTAACATTCAAGAGGCTAAGCCGCCTTCAGAAGTTAAAGAAGCCTACGATGACGTTATTAAGGCTCGCGAAGACCAAGAGCGCTTTATTAATGAGTCGCAAGCCTATGCTAACGGTATTATTCCCGAAGCCCGCGGTGCGGCACAGCGTACATTAGAAGAGGCCACGGCCTATCGCGCTAAAGTTATTGTTGAGGCTCAAGGTGAGGCTGCGCGTTTTGAAAAGCTGTTAACCGAGTATAAAAAAGCACCTAGGGTAACTAGAGAGCGTTTATATATATCCGCGGTTGAAGAGGTCATGAGTAACACCTCTAAGGTCATGGTCGATGTTGCCGGTGGTAACAATATGATGTATCTACCCTTAGATAAGCTCGTGCAGCAGCGCTCCAATGTTAAGGCTGATGATGGCCATAACCCACAAGATATAGACAGCATTGCTGAACAAGTGATTAAAAAGCTACAGCGCCAGCAAGATGCTAGTCGCAGACAGCAGCGGGGGAGTCGCTAA
- the hflC gene encoding protease modulator HflC — MNRFIPLLITLLVVIIAANSTLYVVDETQTAVKLRFGKLVQTGITPGMHVKMPFADDIRKFDARILTLDAPPESFFTVNKKRLIVDAYAKWRIIDVDTYYRVTGGIESVGHSRLTSRVTDGLRNQFGTRTLHEVVSGERDMLMTHIRDDLNENVRESLGIEVVDVRVKRIDLPPEVSEPVFRRMQAEREKEARELRSKGREEAEKIRALAEREQTILLAEAYSTAEQTRGEGDAQASATYAAAYSRDPEFYSFVRSLNAYKSSFNDKSDILLVDPKGDFFKYLKSSAVQ, encoded by the coding sequence ATGAATAGATTTATACCTTTACTAATAACTCTACTAGTGGTGATTATCGCCGCTAATAGCACCTTATATGTGGTGGATGAAACCCAAACTGCGGTCAAGCTGCGCTTTGGTAAGTTGGTCCAAACCGGGATTACGCCGGGCATGCATGTAAAAATGCCTTTTGCTGACGATATCCGTAAGTTTGATGCGCGTATCCTCACCTTAGATGCGCCACCAGAAAGCTTTTTTACCGTAAACAAAAAGCGCTTGATCGTTGATGCCTACGCTAAGTGGCGCATTATCGATGTGGACACCTACTACCGGGTAACCGGCGGTATAGAGTCTGTGGGTCATAGCCGCTTAACCAGCCGGGTAACCGACGGCCTGCGCAACCAGTTTGGTACGCGTACTCTGCACGAAGTGGTGTCGGGTGAGCGTGACATGCTGATGACCCATATACGCGACGATCTCAATGAAAACGTGCGCGAAAGTCTGGGTATAGAGGTAGTGGATGTGCGGGTTAAACGCATAGATTTACCGCCCGAGGTGAGCGAGCCGGTATTCCGTCGTATGCAGGCCGAGCGTGAGAAAGAAGCCCGCGAGCTGCGCTCCAAGGGTCGCGAAGAGGCCGAAAAAATCCGCGCCTTAGCTGAGCGTGAACAGACCATACTGTTGGCCGAGGCTTATAGTACGGCTGAGCAAACACGTGGTGAGGGCGATGCTCAAGCCTCTGCGACCTATGCCGCTGCTTATAGCCGCGACCCGGAGTTTTACTCCTTCGTGCGCAGCCTTAATGCCTATAAGTCATCGTTTAACGATAAAAGCGATATCTTGTTGGTAGACCCCAAGGGTGACTTCTTTAAATACCTAAAAAGCAGCGCTGTTCAGTAA